CACCAGCCCACGTGGGTCAAGCCCACTCCGAGCACCAAGAAGGATCCCATCTGCTGGCCAAACACGCGGGAAGCCAGTGCAGCTGCAATCACTGCCGGGCTATCCTGGGACAAGGAGTTGTCGTCGATGTAGCTCACTCCCAAGGTGTAATAGGCCAGTCCTCCCATGCCCAAGGCCAGCTGCAGGACGAAGAGCATCGTCAATGTGAGGGTGCTGCTTTGGGCCTCTGTGAGCGTCAGCTTCTGGAACTGGGCCAGCGAAGTGGCACACAGATTGGCATCCAGGACGGCATCTTTCGCCTTGGTTCCCTCGGCACTAaaatagtaaataatattAGCAACTATGATGAAAGATATGGCATACTCACAAATTGATTATGGATGGAATCACTGCCACCACGCAGGTAACCGCTTGCAGCATCAGGGTGCCCACCAGCCACTTGATGGGGTGGTAGACGTCCGCCCAGTAGGCAAAGGCCAGCGCGAAAACTGCCTGGCACAGCCCACTGGTTACCAGAAGCCAATCTAGGTGGgttacaaaataacaaaagttTCTAAAATAGCTTTGGCCTTATCTAACCTATTGAATGAACCCGATATGACGTATGAGAAGGCGACAGGGGACAATCGAATTTCTCTTCACAACTACACTCATGAATAGAAGTTGGCAGCTGTAATGGTGGGAAATTCACTTCCGTTGACGGGGGTCTTGGGTAATAAGAGTTTGAGAAATTCCAGGAAAATCATAAAAGGATATTGTGAGTGACAAATAATTGACTTCTCTTGATATCGCAGTGAATGACGAATAAAGTAAACACTTTCAACAGCATAGGTTTCGTGATAGTGTAgttttttcttaacttttgttataaaaaaaaacgtaagtAATGAGAGAGGAGTATTCTTTTTCATAGATGtacaaaataaatgtatttttataatcCTAGAAAAGTTATAACTAATTCCAAGAGTCCGACCCAAGTCTTGCAATAATAATAGTCTACTTAAGTCTACTTAACTGCAATCAACCTTCGTCCGGGTGGACAAGATGGGTACTAAATTAGCTTTCCTCTCTATTTTTACAGACACTTCTAATCGAAAATATAGCACAATGAGAATTCCCCACCCCCAGACCCAGGCATTCGTCAGCAATATCGCAAAACTGATAACGGAAAAATCTCCACGTAGAGCCGGGCCAGAACCTCGACATGCACAGCTTTTACGAGTTCCTCCACCGCACACATACGAGGGTTCGCATTTTCGCGATAAGCTTACTCCGGCTTACTCACCCACTATCAATGGATTGTAGTCGAACTGGAAGGCGGCCTGCTTGGCTGAAACTCGGAAATAGGCCTCGCAGGCGCCCTGCAGCATTCCGGAAGTGGCCAGGACTATGACAAATGTGCGCAGCCTGGCGAACTTCTGGCAGCCAGGGCCGCGGCACCATCCCAGACCCTTGATGCCGCAGTCCACACTATCTGGATTTTCAGGGAGAGACAATTCTTGATTATTCATTCGATTTCATTCTGATTTTTTGGGTCACGCACCATCGGGTATATTGTTGGCATTGACAGCTATCTGCGATAAATCGGAGCTGCGCGTATTCTGCGCCATATTCGTATTCGATTTCGATTTGTATTATTCACTATattcacttcacttcactgTACTCATTGGATACTACTGATGTACTTGTTTGTGGCCCTGGTTGGACCGATCGTCATCCCGCCGCAACGGAGCCAACGTCTATTCGAAAGGGGCAGCGAGAGCAAACTGAGGAGCATTGCTATGCTTCTTGGCCCAAAACCACCTGCCGCTCTTCCAGTCATCAGCTTGATAACAAAGTTATCTTATCGTccgtttgtttttttctccACGGTGCTTAATTGCAAGTTTATTGCCACCGCTTACGCATACTCCTGGATCGAAAGGAACATGTTGCAGCAACAAGAGGCTAAACATGTTCATATCGTGAGATCGTAATTATCCGTCATATCTGTGAGTTTTCATACTAATTTTGGGTGGATTTCTCTGAACTCTGATCTAGATCGGACCAtctttactaaaaaaaaataaagtttaaatacaatttggCTCTACGAAATAAttagttaataataataataatttgtaaaaGCAATCGTGCTTagttgtataaataaaataatagatcCTTTAAATATTGAAGAAAGTAATTCTAAGACAGTAAAAAGTTGATATGATGATGAAGATTCCAGGGACTTTCTGTCCGTCtaattttactaaaaatgTCATTTGAAGATATTATCTTATAAACACACCCTTTTGCTTTTGAATTATGGAATGTAGATTAAACGTCTGGAGacaatattttatagctgccatataaatgatAGGAACTGGCACAACCTTTGTGGGCAAATCAATTTTATTCAGGCCTAGAACTTTGACCAATgtttaaattacattttattttaagtataTATTTAACTAAAAACGTTACAATTTAAGCaccaaaataattttaatttcgattattaataaaataattttaaaatatcctTTTTAATTAGTTACTAAGTATTTGTAGACTAAACCTTATGGATGTCTTatatctgaacgatcggaaattacatTAGATTACTAAAATACATATgtcctttaaaaataatctgtCAAACATCTTTAAGGGTATATAGACCTAAAAGTTAGCTTTCGTTTCATAACCCAACAGGGAGTGGATAGTATCTGCTGGATACTAGGTGATGCTCCGATGAGTTTTGAATCGAAACTGAGTTGAACTAAGTAATTatactaataataaaaaaatgtgaTCCTTTATAAAACCtaatctatttaaaaaaaatttataactcTTGCTTTATATCTCAAACttgtttggtatcgacaaacTAGAGAATTAAACGTCAAGACATATACAAGTATATGTAGCTCATGTAAAAGTTTTAAATCTCATAAAATGGAGATGTTCTACGTTTTAAGCCTCTTCTTGGGGCTTGGATTCTCCATGGTGTCTGCCAAATTGCTGAGCTCTCCGCCAGTATTGATCTGGGGTCTGGAAACGTGAGTTAAAAACTTCCAAAGATATTGAGTACCTGTTTGTTAAATAACCTTTCCGTAGCCCACCATCTCAGAGTCTTTTCAAACCATTAAAGAATTCGCAGTTCATCAGTATGATTAGAAGCTGGCAGAAGGACAACATGATAGTGGCTTATTTGGCATCAGAGGTGGGTGTCTCCCCGTTatatactatttttttaagtatccACAAGTTTACCATTAGCTGACCGCCAAGGACATAAACTGCGATGTCTGTTTTCCATACCTGGATAAGATCAAGCCTATGAACTTCTACACTCAGGTGGAGGAACCATTCCTGGCACTGGAGAAAGTGGCCAAAACCACAGAGGAAATGGTCTGGCATTACCCCACAATCTCGGATGTCTCTAATCTAGAGCTGGAAATGGAGATGCGTTGCCAAAAGGGGAAGATTCACAGCTTCGACCTGAGAGACAGAAACTTTTTGGCTCACGGTTGGTTTAAAACTCCTTAAGGTTGGCTTTCTCTCGTTAACATTAGATTTGATTTTTAGACCAGGCGATGGCCGTCTCCACGTATCAGTTCACTGACTGTCCTGTAGTGCATCTGTACTCGGCCTTCACGGAGGAATCGCACGCTTATTTGCGGCGCCAGGCTTCGAAAGAGAATTTGCCAACTGACAGCAAGCCGGAGCCAACTTCACCAAATAATTCAAGCCTAAGCGATGTGGTAACTAACACTGCCAACCTGACCATTCTGCGCCACGAACACGTTGTGGTTGCCTTCAACCGAATCGCACGCATCCAAAAGGACCGAAGGGGTTCTAGTGTCAACTTCAATACCACATACATCTCTATTGTGAAAGGAAACGACAGTTTGTCCCTGACTATGATCAATGGCAAGGACATTCTGCAGGGCATCGCAGTTGTCCTGGGGACAACTAGCGGACCTCTGTTGCTGGAGTTTTTGCCCGTATATGGTAATTGGTACTTGACTCGGGCAGTTTTCGAAGGAAACGAAACGTACCATCTTCGGGACTTGGTCTTCTTTTCTGACAGTTTCAGTCTATGCTGCGAAagaattaaattcttttcaGCAAAAGATGGTCGAATGATTATGTACTCCTTTCACATTGATCTTGTTTCAAATGGTAAGTAAGTTGTAATTACATTAAAAGCATTGAagacaatattaatataatcGTTAAGATAGGGTTTCAAGTGTGGGTTTCTTCCCACAAGAGGAAGTAATTAATTATGAAGTGATGATCTCTTGAAGCCTAACTTAAAAGCGCGCAAATGACACGACTTAAATTGTGGGGCtacttttaaaatttggtccttcgagaccCCGAGTTCCTAATCAGAACTTTTTGGAGCTTCACCTAGTATGTCATCacaatataatttttgaaatagaagTAACGATGTAGAATACTATTTATTATAAGAATATTTTagtcaacaaaatatttaaattaggTATATTTTGACTTTTGATTGGTATTTGGACTGATACGTTTTTAATTCGTACAAATTATGTAGGTACATTTCAAATTTATGGGTTTTTATTCACTTCATAATGTAAGATATTAATAAACAGAACACATTAAAcatttagaatattttttaattttcatatatatatgttattAATGATGAACTTTATCaattttataaacttttgTTGTCTTTTTTTCAGAGAATCAAAATGGCCTGGACGAAAACTACGTGGCGAAGGAGTGCTGGACCTGCTCCCAGTTTATCACTCCGCCCCTGGCCCAGATCACGTTCATCACAGCGTTCATGCTGGTGGTCCTGACCATCGGCCTGTCCCTTCTGTGGGGAATAGGAAGGAATACCTTCGTTCAGAATATGCAAGAGCCGCCGTTGCACATCAAGGCTGACGCTTGAACTGTTGTGGCAGCCCTCGGTCCGGCCTGTGCAGTGCCCGGTCTACATTCAACACATTCTGCTAATTCACTTGCTTACAATTCTAATCGCATGAGCCGGGGGTCGGTGGGTCGTGTGGGTCGGTGGGAGGGATTAGAGATCGTAATAATAATGTCATTGTCGCGTTCTTTTATTGTCGGTTCTATATTGTCATTGCGATTCCGCCTAAACTCTCCACTCTCCAAGAGGAAAACAAAGAGCCACAATATAGATTCTTCGTTTTACATTTCTTGTGACTTAGTTCCCTCCTTTGAGAAACCTCCAAAAATTCTAGTTACACGTGGGTCCGAAATGAGAGCCATCGGCAACGGCAACCCGACTGGATCCATCGGGTGGTAGGGTCTTTATCGCCTGATAAAGCTTTATCAGGCTTCGATTGGCGGCGGCGGTGACCAGCTAGACGAGAATATCAAATTTCAGTCTTTAGTTCAACTCGCGCCTCGATTCTGAGCGGATCGGTTCTCACCTGCTACCTGCCTCCTGCCGCCCGCCACTAACCACTTGCGAATAGCCAACGAAAACCTCGGTATCACCAAACGATTGAGGCGTCCTCCTGTTGCTCCTAGCTGGAACAAGGAGCGCAAACGGCAATTTAATTAATCGCCCAAGTGCCGATTAGATTGTACTGAAAAATAAACGAGTGTTACTATTCGACTGCTGATAATATGCGCATTGTATAGGCCGTCCAGAAACGTACGTACACCTGTCTGGTAATCTGATTATGGTAGATACGAGGGCGGCATTCGTCGATCGGCATTGGGGTAGCCCGTCAAGCTGAAGATATGAGTCTTTTGTGCTAAAATGGTGTCCTTGGTGTCCTAAGACAAAGAAAGCTGCTGATCTTGAATGTATTGTGGAAAATAACAGTGTATTGTGATAAAATGATGTCCTTGCTTTCCTAGCCCTTGAATATCTGAGTGTTTTAATGAATAGATAAATATCTTGAAAAGGAATACATGTGTCACCACTCTCTTCCTTAACGTTGCCAATTTGGTAATAATTTCCATCTTTTACCGAGCGTGACAGCACAAATTTACAACTCAAGAGCCCATAAATGAAACATTTTTGCTAAACAGTTGCTTGAGATTGATAAAAATAATGGgtggaaaaatgcatttttctaAGAATTAACTCACTGAAAGGCAGCAAAGCAATAAAGAACCTCACCATTATCTGAGTCACAAAAGAATGGTGATTCCGTGTTGTAATTAAACACATAACATTAATAATATTGTTGTTTGAGTTTGTGAAGGACTGAAAACCCGAGTTCATTATACTGATATGAGCAAAGGACAAtgagttaaaattttacatatacTTTATCAATTAGAGGTCAAGAGCTCGGAACTCTTTATACTGTTGTCGATCTAATTGCCTCAACTATGTTGATTGAAGAGTAGCTGGGAGGTAAAATATTGTTTGTCGTCAGGTAGGAATATAAATGTCAAGGACCATAACCATGACTAGGTCGGTGGTGCCATCTGGACATGATCTTTCAACTGGTCATCGTTACACAGGAAAATGTTAGTATTTTATGGAACAGTACCCCCAATCATTCAGATATCCTATACTTGCGTAGGTAAACAGGTTTATCTAATCGCCCCGACCAAGACCTAATGTGATCTTGAGAACAGTTGCCTTTATCGATTCGCCGAATTTCCATTTATATGCCCTAAACTGTGTACGAAGATTTGCGGGATTGGAGAGTCACGATTACGGAAGATATTCTCTGTCCAACCAGCGCGTGGCGAAATTCAATAAGGGATTCGAGATTCTTTCCAAGAAGTCTTGAATCTATTGATAATTACAATGGTCCCATCTGAATCAACCCTTTCCAGACTAGATCACTATCTTATCGAGGGAAGCCGATGGACGATTGAGTTCCAACAACAAGACACTATTCAAGCATTCCAAAAATGACGGAAGTTAAGCGACGGGGATCCCTCCCCCCACCGGGCAACCACCTGTGCGGCATGGCCAACTGGCATCCAGCCTGGCTGCAAAAATACGCCACCACCAAGATGTTCATGGGAGTTTACGGATTGCTGGGCACCATTCAGGCCATGTCCTATATGTACTTCATCGTTACCCTGACCACGCTGGAGAAAAGATTTAAGATACCCAGCCAAACGACAGGTAATAACAAATACAATGAAATCTTTACGATTATTGAATAATACCCAGTAATAATTACCTAATAACCCATATAAGACCAATAATGAGAGCAAAGACTCGCGCGATTGGAGTCACGATTAGGGAAAGGACTCGTCGTCCAGAGtagattataaattaaaaaaaaaattaataaaatattttgcaacaattttgttttttagttattttttttttgaaatatttagtattattaattattaacttttataattagttatagtttataattttgtagAGATAGGCTTAGAAAGATTCTGCACAATAATTTTATAAGAAagtatttttactttaattattttttaaagtatttaaaaaaaaatatccctAAATAAACAGGAActgtataaaaaattttttttcttgcagGAATCATCCTCAGCGGCAACGAAATCTCCCAAATCATGCTCTCCCTTATCCTATCCTATATCGGCGGTCAGCGGAATCGCCCTCGGTGGATAGCCTGGGGCATAGTGTTTTGCGGCTTGTCCTGCTACATTCTCGTCCTGCCACACTTTATCTACGGAGCTGGTCACGAGGTGCTGCAGTTCACCAAGGAGTACCAAGAAGGCCTTCTGAATGGCAACTCCACTACGGGACTACCTGTGCTGGTATGTTTTCTACATCAGGTGTCTTACCACCCACTGACCTGTGACGTGTTTCTTGCAGAATGTAAGCTCTGCCCAAAGTGAACAGCTTTGTGGAGCGGGAAAGAAGGAAGAGGACTGCGATGACCTCTTCAGCATTGTGCCCTTGGTGCTCATATTCCTCTCGCAATTCGTGCTGGGCGTGGGCAATACCATGTACTACTCCTTGGGTCAGACCTACTTGGATGACAACACCAAGAAGACAAACACCCCTTTGATGCTCTCCGTGGCCATGGCTCTTAGAATGGTTGGTCCAGTTGTGGGATTCTTTTTTGGTAAGCTTAAGATGATTATTGAAAGGATTTCTTTTATCAAATGTGTATATTAGGTTACATCTCACTGAACACCTTCATCGATCCCAGCAAGACCCCACTGATCGATAAAAAAGATCCCCGTTGGCTGGGTGCCTGGTGGCTGGGCTGGGTGATCTTGGGCACACTGATGTGCCTTTTTTCTGGCCTGATAGGGCTTTTCCCGAAGCAACTTCCCAAGGCCAATGACCCGGAAAAGACCAACTCCCACCTGCCGCTGGCTCTCCGCCAAACAAAGGACGAACTGAAGCGAGAGGAGAACCTATCCGTGAGCAGTCGCTTCTCCTCCAACGCCGCCCTGGACAATATTGGAGCGGCTGCGGGAGCTAACTCGGAGCTACCAAAGCTGAAGGACTTCCCACGTGCCCTCATGCGCCTCTTGCGTAACAAGCTTCTGATCTTCAACATCCTGTCGGGAGTGTTCTATATCCTGGGAGCCTCGGGATTCATGACCTTCCTCACCAAGTACATGGAGGTGCAGTTCCACAAGAACTCGCAGGAGGCCACAATTGTAAGTGACGCCACCAAGAATACAACCAAAAAGGTCCTTTGAGCTTAAAAATAACTTCCATTTTAGATCGTTGGTCCTGTGTCCATTTTGGGCATGGTAGTGGGTCTTATCGGATCTGGTTTGGTGTTGTCCAAGAAGAAGCCTCATGTGAGCAAGGTGCTAATTTGGAACGTGATCGTGGGCTTCATCTACATCCTGGGAAATATATCCTATGCCTTCCTCTACTGTCCAGACTCCTTCTCCATGACCCATGTGGGGCAGTAAGTGTTCAACATCAAACTTTACAATATCTGAAAACTGATGGATATGTTTTCTCAAGACTTAACCTGACGAGTGATTGCAACTCCAACTGCACCTGCAAAGACATCAGCTACACCCCAGTGTGCCACGAGCCTACGGACACCACCTTCTTCTCGGCCTGCCATGCCGGCTGCCGTGGCTACAATGCTACGTCCAAGCTCTATGAAGACTGCAGTTGCCTGGCCAACTCAAATTCCCCGCCGAGTGCTGCGGAAAGGTTCATACAACTATTGGAACCCACACCAGAACCGGAATGGGAGAGTACTACGGTCTTAGGGTTCGACCAGCTCCCTCTTCTGAATGACGACAACGATTTCATCAGTGAGCCGATGTCCCGCAAAAAGAGGGCTGTTCCTGAAGAGGTGGTACGACCAGGAATCTGCACGAAGAACTGCAGTTGGAGCTTCTGGGTGTTCTCAATAACCTCCATGGTGATAAACTGGTTCGGCTCCTCAGGCCGCGTGGGCAATGTCCTTGTCAACTACCGCGCTGTCGCGCACGAGGATAAGTCCTTTGCCCAGGGCTTAGCCTTGATGATGATCAGCTTGTTTGCCCTCATCCCGGGACCTATTATGTTTGGACGCCTCATAGACTCCACGTGCTTGGTGTGGTCCCAAACATGCAATGGAAGCGGGAACTGCCAGTTGTATGACCAAACCCGGTTCCGTTACTCTCTAAACTTCCTGTCCTGCGGTGAGTTGTATTTAAAAAGTGGATCATGTTTTTATTCTAaagcttcttttttttcggcaaCCTAGTCCTTACATTCATCGGCATGTTCTTTGACATCCTGGTTTGGTACTACGGCCGAACTCTGGACATCTATGGAGACAAAGAGATCAAGGAGGAGGAGCGCGCCAACAGAAGAGACCAACCCATTACCCCGCTCTTGGCTAAAAAGAACCAAAAGGAGGAATACTAGTAGGCTCTCTACCCCCCGCCCGTGATACTCAATTCTAAggagtagaaaaaaaaaacaaaagttttccCAATACCGTATTAAAGCACTTTCCCGGAGAAAGTTTCCTGGGAAAGAGGTGAAGACGTTTCGGGAAGATGACCTATAACCTGCAGCCATATGTACAAACCATCCGTTTTTTCAGTAGGATAGTCACCATACCATGTGCATGTTGGATAAACTTTGTAAATGTTTTACTATTTAAGAATAAATGACATACTGCAGTATGGTTAGTGTAATATAAATGAAAGAATTTATTTGTATCTATTACtgtgaataaacaaaaatattttaaaacggCTTGTTTTCATGTTGTAGATCATAGccccaaaaaattaaaagctaattaaaatatagtttttttcatttatattttctttttttatttgttccttttcatttcatttattgataaaaaatgtttcaatttATGCAGAtcgtttttggtttcttttccttttataCGTGTTGTATAtgtttaataataatacatttaAATTTCGTTTATCTGTATAAATATTCCCGCTTTGTTTTATAATTACTATTATCCGATCGCTTCTATTTGTCAATGGCAAAGTGTCCGATTCCCGGTCTGTCTCAGTGTCGCGTGTCAGTGTCCATGTTTGTGTTGaagaattattttaaataagttcCCGCGTAGTCAACAATTAAATCGCACTTACTATGCTACTatatgaattatttatttctcgaGTTTCGATTCTTAGGAGGCTGCAAAGCGTTCAAGCAGATTTGATATCCTTCGATTTGAGTGTTAGTCagttaattaaattaactTGGATAGGGCGACTGGATAACGTCATAAATCGGCATTACTATGATTAGTTAATACAATTGTCTGGTTAAGGGGCaacaatttttgattttcggTTAACAAAGACTGGAAGGAGAGGGAAGAGAACTACTCATGAATGTTTTGAAACCGCCTTGGTCCAGGATCTGGATGAGTGTGGTTGAAACAAAGGCTGGGTAACGAAATGAAAAAGTTGTTCAtcggt
This region of Drosophila bipectinata strain 14024-0381.07 chromosome 2L, DbipHiC1v2, whole genome shotgun sequence genomic DNA includes:
- the Oatp33Ea gene encoding solute carrier organic anion transporter family member 74D, which produces MTEVKRRGSLPPPGNHLCGMANWHPAWLQKYATTKMFMGVYGLLGTIQAMSYMYFIVTLTTLEKRFKIPSQTTGIILSGNEISQIMLSLILSYIGGQRNRPRWIAWGIVFCGLSCYILVLPHFIYGAGHEVLQFTKEYQEGLLNGNSTTGLPVLNVSSAQSEQLCGAGKKEEDCDDLFSIVPLVLIFLSQFVLGVGNTMYYSLGQTYLDDNTKKTNTPLMLSVAMALRMVGPVVGFFFGYISLNTFIDPSKTPLIDKKDPRWLGAWWLGWVILGTLMCLFSGLIGLFPKQLPKANDPEKTNSHLPLALRQTKDELKREENLSVSSRFSSNAALDNIGAAAGANSELPKLKDFPRALMRLLRNKLLIFNILSGVFYILGASGFMTFLTKYMEVQFHKNSQEATIIVGPVSILGMVVGLIGSGLVLSKKKPHVSKVLIWNVIVGFIYILGNISYAFLYCPDSFSMTHVGQLNLTSDCNSNCTCKDISYTPVCHEPTDTTFFSACHAGCRGYNATSKLYEDCSCLANSNSPPSAAERFIQLLEPTPEPEWESTTVLGFDQLPLLNDDNDFISEPMSRKKRAVPEEVVRPGICTKNCSWSFWVFSITSMVINWFGSSGRVGNVLVNYRAVAHEDKSFAQGLALMMISLFALIPGPIMFGRLIDSTCLVWSQTCNGSGNCQLYDQTRFRYSLNFLSCVLTFIGMFFDILVWYYGRTLDIYGDKEIKEEERANRRDQPITPLLAKKNQKEEY
- the LOC138925902 gene encoding V-type proton ATPase subunit S1, with amino-acid sequence MEMFYVLSLFLGLGFSMVSAKLLSSPPVLIWGLETPPSQSLFKPLKNSQFISMIRSWQKDNMIVAYLASELTAKDINCDVCFPYLDKIKPMNFYTQVEEPFLALEKVAKTTEEMVWHYPTISDVSNLELEMEMRCQKGKIHSFDLRDRNFLAHDQAMAVSTYQFTDCPVVHLYSAFTEESHAYLRRQASKENLPTDSKPEPTSPNNSSLSDVVTNTANLTILRHEHVVVAFNRIARIQKDRRGSSVNFNTTYISIVKGNDSLSLTMINGKDILQGIAVVLGTTSGPLLLEFLPVYGNWYLTRAVFEGNETYHLRDLVFFSDSFSLCCERIKFFSAKDGRMIMYSFHIDLVSNENQNGLDENYVAKECWTCSQFITPPLAQITFITAFMLVVLTIGLSLLWGIGRNTFVQNMQEPPLHIKADA